The sequence AATTTACAAGCATCTTACAAAACTCTTCAGGCTGAAGTCGGTAATACTCAAAAAGCGCTTTCTAAAATGACCCAAGAAGCGCTGTCGGAATTAGAACAACGCAAACAAACTCTATTAATTTCGATTGAGCAACTCGAACGCCGTCAAGAACGTATTCGCAATGAAATGCGAACTACTTTCGCCGGAGCTTCTCAAGAATTAGCAATTAGGGTACAAGGTTTTAAGGATTATTTGACTGGCAGCCTACAAGATTTAGCTGCTGCTGCCGAACAGTTAGAATTAGTGCCACCAACAAAACTCGAACCTCCAAAAACTTCTGCTAGGGAAGTTGAGCCAGACGATGAATTCGATGATGAGTTTGACGATGAAGATGAATACGAAGAACGTGGAGGTTCCGATTTTGGTCGGGGGCAGTTTCAAGATACCACAAGAAAAATTCGCCAGTTAATAGACCAGTACCGTACCAAACCAGATTATTACGGGCCACCGTGGCAATTAAGACGCACCTTTGAACCAGTTCATGCCGAACGAGTTTCTAATTGGTTCTTTAAGCAAGCAGGAAGAGGTGCTTTGAGAACAATGGGTAGCAGGCTGCAAAATACACTGATTGCTTCAGCAATTATATCTGTATTGCATTCTTTATATGGCAATCGCGTTCGTACTTTGGTTTTAGCAAATTCGCCGGAACGTTTGGGAGAGTGGCGACGCGGCTTACAAGATTGCTTGGGAATTGGTCGTCCGGATTTCGGTCCCGATAGAGGTTTGGCGTTATTTGAAACACCATCGGCTGTTGCCCAAAAAGCAGAGCGTTTGGTAAAAG comes from Rivularia sp. PCC 7116 and encodes:
- a CDS encoding DUF3086 domain-containing protein translates to MNQDDNYKEEQLQEESNTVEQTENSLSQSSVEQSRSPVLTVENSSNSVSFPMANSSENTNAEGSILNPESVDNSPEYNLAAQRVAQLQRTEESLKEEISNLQASYKTLQAEVGNTQKALSKMTQEALSELEQRKQTLLISIEQLERRQERIRNEMRTTFAGASQELAIRVQGFKDYLTGSLQDLAAAAEQLELVPPTKLEPPKTSAREVEPDDEFDDEFDDEDEYEERGGSDFGRGQFQDTTRKIRQLIDQYRTKPDYYGPPWQLRRTFEPVHAERVSNWFFKQAGRGALRTMGSRLQNTLIASAIISVLHSLYGNRVRTLVLANSPERLGEWRRGLQDCLGIGRPDFGPDRGLALFETPSAVAQKAERLVKAGLQPLIIIDDSEEQINVGLLQFPLWLAFAPDPKMMRDYYEDEFF